From Candidatus Neomarinimicrobiota bacterium, the proteins below share one genomic window:
- a CDS encoding DASS family sodium-coupled anion symporter, producing MIANLIYWITERRWLFVAFATGALLFLLPPPSGLSMAGYRTLVIVVVALVLIVFEPIPLPAVAMLILAFEVIFGIASPDMVAKSFMSDAVFFIMGSLMLAVSIVKQGLDTRLALGIIRLTGNKTWKLVAGFTTISALLSSFIGEHTVAAMLLPVALTLIHYADRDPRKVTGLTSLLLFSIAYGSTIGSIGTPSGGGRNVIMLEYWSQFGIHSITYLEWMKYAYPILLFEIPLTVLILWWTFKPEKKILDTGVRKLVVKVAKSGRMTARQILAIFVFVLIFLGWVFLSDSIGLGIVALIGVFLYLALGLVEWEDLNRNTNWGVIVLFGAAISMGFQMRQTGAAMWIAHLTVDGLSSVISNLPAIRGTVAVVLTTVLSNLMSSSATVAMIGPIVLNMGGDPVVMGFTTAISSAFGYFTVVAAPACMIVYSCGLLRAVEFVKAGWKMALMSIVVLILVSQLWWPLLR from the coding sequence GTGATCGCCAACTTAATATACTGGATTACCGAGAGACGGTGGCTCTTTGTCGCCTTCGCCACTGGTGCTCTCCTTTTCCTTCTTCCCCCTCCTTCCGGTCTTTCCATGGCAGGTTACCGGACCCTTGTCATTGTGGTGGTTGCCTTGGTGCTCATCGTCTTTGAGCCTATTCCTCTTCCGGCCGTAGCCATGTTAATTCTGGCGTTCGAAGTGATTTTCGGGATCGCCTCACCGGACATGGTAGCAAAATCGTTTATGAGTGATGCCGTTTTTTTCATCATGGGATCTTTGATGTTGGCAGTATCCATCGTGAAGCAGGGTCTTGATACCCGGCTTGCTTTGGGGATCATACGCCTTACGGGGAATAAGACCTGGAAGCTGGTAGCCGGTTTCACAACTATTTCTGCCCTCCTGTCATCCTTCATCGGCGAGCACACTGTCGCGGCCATGTTGCTGCCGGTAGCTTTGACCCTTATCCACTACGCAGACAGAGACCCCAGGAAAGTGACCGGTCTCACTTCACTTCTGCTCTTTTCTATCGCATACGGCAGCACCATCGGATCCATAGGGACACCATCGGGCGGCGGCAGAAATGTCATCATGCTGGAATATTGGTCCCAGTTTGGCATTCACAGTATTACCTATCTGGAGTGGATGAAATACGCCTATCCCATACTCCTTTTTGAAATTCCCCTGACTGTCCTCATCCTCTGGTGGACATTCAAGCCTGAGAAGAAGATACTGGACACCGGTGTAAGAAAACTGGTGGTCAAAGTAGCGAAGAGCGGAAGGATGACGGCCAGGCAAATCTTGGCCATCTTCGTATTCGTATTGATTTTTCTGGGCTGGGTTTTTCTGAGCGACTCCATCGGCCTCGGAATTGTAGCCTTGATTGGTGTATTCCTCTATTTGGCACTGGGACTTGTGGAATGGGAGGACCTGAACAGAAACACGAACTGGGGTGTCATTGTTCTCTTCGGGGCCGCCATTTCCATGGGCTTCCAGATGAGGCAGACGGGTGCTGCCATGTGGATCGCGCACCTCACGGTTGATGGACTGAGTTCGGTCATTTCCAATCTACCGGCCATAAGAGGAACGGTGGCCGTTGTTCTCACGACTGTTCTGTCCAATCTAATGAGCAGTTCGGCTACCGTTGCGATGATTGGGCCCATCGTACTCAATATGGGAGGTGACCCGGTCGTAATGGGCTTTACCACGGCGATTTCTTCTGCTTTTGGCTACTTTACCGTTGTTGCTGCGCCGGCCTGTATGATCGTCTATTCGTGCGGATTGCTCAGAGCGGTGGAATTTGTAAAGGCGGGCTGGAAGATGGCTCTCATGTCCATCGTGGTTCTCATTCTAGTCTCGCAACTATGGTGGCCCCTGTTACGTTAA
- a CDS encoding molybdenum cofactor biosynthesis protein MoaE translates to MVIAEIIDGEITPFPSEDSRTSDGAELVFNGRVRNVEGENAIMALEYEQYEGMAARELQVLAEEAEGKFPIHDLFCRHRVGEVPVGEVSMHVSIWSEHRTEALEAITWFLSELKSRVPIWKWAVLPDGQKLPSESPTHPVGSPVR, encoded by the coding sequence GTGGTCATAGCCGAAATCATTGACGGGGAGATTACTCCTTTTCCAAGCGAGGATTCCCGGACATCGGATGGTGCGGAACTGGTTTTCAATGGCCGGGTACGCAACGTCGAGGGGGAAAACGCAATTATGGCCCTGGAATACGAGCAATACGAAGGAATGGCTGCCCGGGAGCTTCAAGTCCTGGCCGAGGAAGCGGAGGGGAAGTTCCCCATCCACGACCTTTTTTGCCGTCACCGCGTTGGCGAGGTGCCTGTTGGAGAGGTATCCATGCATGTATCGATCTGGTCCGAACATCGAACGGAAGCATTGGAAGCCATTACCTGGTTCCTATCGGAACTCAAGAGCCGGGTTCCCATCTGGAAGTGGGCCGTTCTTCCGGACGGGCAAAAATTACCCTCTGAATCGCCGACTCACCCCGTGGGCAGTCCGGTTCGGTGA
- the glp gene encoding gephyrin-like molybdotransferase Glp: protein MISVPEAQQIIRDAAPEPEVESVPYDRFSGRVLAEEVRASFPHPRFDNSAMDGFAVRWRDTRSASRKKSVSLRMKGEISAGTVPAIDVVRGECAQVMTGAPIPPGADAVVRVEDTSGFDSRRDVEFYRPARARENIRFRGEEIEKGETVVPVGRRLGAAETGTLATFGYAEVEAYRKPKVAIFATGDELKSPGEPLRPGEIYDSNLPVMRSLVDRVGAELVVEEEIGDNPAKLKQFFERALSLSDVILSSGGISMGRYDFVRAVLADMGLRERFWGVSQKPGKPLFFGTMEKILVFGLPGNPVSVFICFMEYVWPTFERCMGLEPQRKLEAVLSEPFPRDPVMHRFLFGNFWTDRGIVKCAPTKKLGSHMLTSAVGANAILESGPGKDHFKEGDRIKVSPLPWESMGNQS, encoded by the coding sequence TTGATTTCAGTCCCCGAGGCGCAACAGATCATCCGAGATGCCGCCCCGGAACCAGAAGTGGAATCGGTTCCGTATGACCGGTTCTCAGGCCGGGTACTTGCTGAAGAAGTTCGGGCAAGTTTCCCGCACCCTCGCTTCGACAATTCTGCCATGGATGGTTTTGCGGTCAGATGGAGGGACACACGGAGTGCCTCGAGAAAAAAATCAGTCAGCCTGAGAATGAAGGGGGAAATCTCGGCGGGAACGGTTCCAGCTATTGATGTGGTGAGGGGTGAGTGTGCACAGGTGATGACGGGAGCTCCCATTCCCCCGGGTGCCGACGCAGTGGTCAGGGTGGAAGATACGAGCGGCTTTGACTCAAGACGTGATGTGGAGTTCTATAGACCCGCCAGGGCCCGGGAAAACATTCGTTTCAGAGGCGAAGAAATTGAGAAGGGGGAAACCGTGGTCCCGGTGGGGAGACGGTTGGGTGCAGCGGAAACAGGTACCCTTGCGACATTCGGATACGCAGAGGTAGAAGCGTACCGTAAACCCAAGGTGGCGATCTTCGCCACGGGTGATGAACTCAAGAGCCCCGGTGAACCTCTCCGTCCAGGTGAAATCTATGATTCGAATCTTCCGGTTATGAGGAGTCTTGTGGACAGGGTGGGGGCGGAGCTTGTGGTTGAGGAAGAAATTGGGGACAATCCTGCCAAGCTGAAGCAGTTCTTTGAACGCGCACTTTCCCTATCCGATGTGATCCTTTCCTCCGGGGGCATTTCCATGGGTCGTTACGATTTTGTGCGCGCCGTGCTTGCGGATATGGGTTTGCGCGAGCGTTTCTGGGGCGTATCTCAGAAGCCGGGGAAGCCACTGTTTTTCGGAACCATGGAAAAGATTCTGGTATTCGGTCTCCCGGGCAATCCCGTTTCTGTATTCATCTGTTTCATGGAATACGTGTGGCCCACCTTCGAACGCTGTATGGGGCTTGAACCTCAGCGAAAACTGGAGGCGGTTCTCTCGGAACCCTTCCCGAGAGATCCCGTGATGCACCGGTTTCTTTTCGGCAACTTCTGGACGGATAGGGGCATTGTCAAATGTGCGCCGACGAAAAAGCTCGGGTCTCACATGCTCACCTCGGCAGTGGGCGCCAACGCCATCCTCGAATCGGGTCCCGGGAAGGATCATTTTAAGGAAGGTGATCGGATCAAGGTCTCCCCTCTGCCGTGGGAGTCCATGGGGAATCAGTCATGA
- a CDS encoding MoaD/ThiS family protein — MTDTISVKLVCHSVVKHALGSGELEVRLPVDATGADLEKHIREMAGGRLENVPFRLAVNRTFVSRDVVLSQGDEVSLIPPMQGG, encoded by the coding sequence ATGACGGACACAATTTCCGTCAAATTGGTCTGCCATTCCGTTGTGAAGCACGCTCTGGGGTCCGGAGAACTGGAGGTTCGGCTTCCTGTTGACGCAACGGGCGCGGATCTGGAAAAGCACATTCGGGAGATGGCTGGAGGACGGCTGGAAAATGTTCCCTTTCGACTGGCGGTCAATCGGACATTCGTTTCAAGAGACGTAGTTTTGTCGCAAGGGGATGAGGTGTCTTTAATCCCACCCATGCAGGGAGGGTGA